The region AATGCACCAACCGCAGGTTCACCACCGGCTTTTACTTCGGAAAGCCCACTGCGGATGACCACATATATGACAGCAGCACTTATGTGAAGAGCTACACTTACCTGGGAACCGTGGAAGAGACGGACAGCCTGGGCCGGTGCAGGACCCAACAGAAAAATAAATTTTCGGTTGGGGAGACCATCGAGGTCATGAAGCCCGACGGACAGAACCTTACAGTGACAGTGGAGTCTATGACAGACGAAGAGGGCAATGCGCAGGAGAGCGCTCCCCATCCAAAGCAGACTCTGTGGGTAAAGCTGTCGTCAGATGTGTCTGCTTATGATATCCTGCGCAGAAAAGAAGAGACAGAGGATTAGATAAATCCGGGGATTAGAGGAAACTGAGGATTGGACCGTCCGGAATTCGGGAGGAAGAAGCTGCGCCTGAGCCGTGCAGGCTCTGGCAGACAGGAGGTGCCTTGGTATGTTAGATGGAGTACTCATTGGGCTGGCAGTGCTTTGTGTCGTTTATTTCATAATCATAGTTGTGTATGCGGGCATAAGCACCTCATTTGCCTTCATATGGCTGTTTTTCGCGGCCCTGCTTGTATTTCTGGTATATGGAAGGTGGTATTATGCCAGGAACATGGAACGGATTCCCCGCTGGGTGCCGGTGTCGGTGGTTACCACCTGTATTGCAGGGGTGGCTGTGCTGGGAATCCTCTGTGTTCTGGTGTTTCTGGGGGCAGCCACGCCGGGTAAGGCCAACCTGGATTATGTGATTGTGCTGGGGGCCAGGGTCAAAGAACACACGGTCAGCAATTCCCTGAAAAAGCGTCTGGACAGGGCCATTGTCTATGCGGAGGAAAATCCGTACACCATCCTGGTGCTCTCCGGCGGCAAGGGACCGGGGGAAACAGACAGCGAGGCCCAGGTCATGTATGATTATCTGGTATACAACGGTGTAAGTCCCAGGCAGCTGCTGATGGAGTCCTATTCCACCAGCACGGTTGAAAACATTGCTTACAGCAAGATTGTCATAGAGCAGGACCGGTTGAAGGACAAGAAGGAAATCGTCCCCATGCCTGGAAAGGCAGGCTCGGTTCCCTATGCCATTGCGCCGGATAAGCCGCTGGAGATAGGGGTCCTCACCAGTAATTTTCATATTTACCGTGCCAGGCTCACAGCGGAAAAATGGGGATTTGACAACGTATACGGCATATCTGCGGATTCTGATCCGGTTCTGTTTATCCATCTGTGCGTGAGAGAGTGTGCTTCCATTGTGAAGGACAGGCTCATGGGGAATATGTGAGGGCGCTGTGTATGGGCAGTGGGAAAAATGGCAGAATAGTAGTTAGTATGATATGACTGAATGAACGATAGAATGGAGAGATTAAAGCTATGGCAGATGGAAGGAATCTGGAAAAGGTAAAAGAGCTGGCCGCTTACCGCGTGTCAGAGGAGATGTACGTGGAGGAAATGGACTCCAGGGCCATGGTGCTGGAACACATAAAAAGCGGCGCCAGGATATTCCTGATGTCCAATGAGGATGAGAACAAGGTGTTCTATATCGGTTTCCGTACACCGCCCGATGACAGTACGGGACTTCCCCATATACTGGAACACAGTGTGCTGGAAGGGTCGGATAAGTTTCCGGTTAAGGATCCCTTTGTGGAGCTGGTAAAAGGTTCGCTGAACACGTTCCTGAATGCCATGACTTATCCGGATAAAACCGTCTACCCTGTTGCCAGCTGCAATGACAAGGATTTTCAGAATCTGATGGACGTGTATCTGGACGGCGTTCTCCACCCGGCTATTTACAGGGAGCCAAAGATATTCCTTCAGGAGGGATGGCATTATGAACTGGAGTCACCGGAGGATGAGCTGACCATCAACGGTGTTGTCTATAATGAGATGAAGGGCGCTTTTTCGTCACCGGAAAGCGTTCTGGACCGTTTTACCAGAAATGTGCTTTTTCCGGATACCACCTACTCCAATGAATCGGGGGGAGACCCTGCTGTGATTCCGCAACTCACTTATGAAAAGTTCATTGCCTTCCACAGGAATTACTACCATCCGGCCAACAGCTATATCTATCTCTACGGAGACATGGATATGGCACAGAAGCTTACATGGCTGGACCAGGAATATCTGGGACATTATGACAGAAAGGACTGCCACGCGGACTCCGCCATAGCCATGCAGCAGCCCTTTGAACAGCCGGTCCAGAGAGAAATCACCTACTCTGTCACGGAGGAGGAAGGGACAAAGGACAGGACCTATCTTTCCATCAGCACTGTGGTGGGGACGGATTTGGAACCGGTACTTTATGTGGCCTTTCAGATTTTGGAATATACGCTGATTAACGCGCCGGGCGCAACCTTAAAGCAGGCATTGATTGATGCGGGCATCGGGCAGGATATCCTGGGAGGCTATGACTGCGGGATTCTGCAGCCGTATTTTTCCATTATTGCAAAGAATGCCAACCCGGAGCAGAAGGGAGAATTCCTTGCGGTTGTAAAGGGGACCCTGCGAAGGCTGGCCGACCAGGGGATTGACAGGAAGAGTCTGCTGGCCGGACTGAATCTCTATGAGTTCCGTTACCGCGAGGCGGACTACGGCTCTGCTCCCAAGGGCCTTATGTACGGTCTGTGGTCCCTGGACAGCTGGCTGTACGGCGGAAAGCCCACCCTCCATCTGGAATACCAGAAAACCTTTGACTATCTGAAAAAGGCAGTGGAGGAAGGGTATTTTGAACAGCTGATACACCGGTACCTTCTGGATAATCCCCATGAGGCGGTCATCACAGTGCGCCCCAGGGTGAACCAGACAGCTGAGGAGGACCGCAATCTGGCTGAAAAGCTGAAGGCATATAAGGAGTCCCTTGGCAGGGAGGAGCTGGAGACCCTGGCTGCCCGGACCAGACAGTTAAAGGAGTATCAGGAGGAACCGTCACGGCAGGAGGACCTGGAAAAAATTCCTATGCTGCAAAGGGAGGATATTGAACGGGAAGGCGGACGCTTTTCCTATGAGATCAAGGCGGAGGACGGAGCGACAGTCATCCACAGCAACCTGTTTACCTCCGGAATCGGATATCTGAAGGTGCTGTTTGACACCAGCCGGGTGCCGGCGGAGGATCTGCCTTATGTGGGACTTCTGAAGGCAGTGCTGGGATATGTGGATACGGAGCATTACAGCTATGGGGATCTGACCAGTGAGATTTATCTCAACAGCGGAGGCGTGAGCTTTGCGGTGTCATCTTATCCGGATACGGCGCATCCCGGACAATTTACGGGAGCGTTTGTTGCCAGCGCAAAGGTGCTGTACCATAAACTGGACTTTGCTTTCTCCATTCTGTCGGAGATTCTTACCCGATCCAAGCTGGATGATGAAAAGCGCCTGGGAGAGATTCTGGACGAAACCAGGTCAAGGGCCAGGATGAAGATGGAGGATGCTTTCCACGGTGCGGCGGTTGGCAGGGCTTCGTCCTATTTCTCCGCGTCAGCTGCCTTTAATGATATCACAGGCGGAATCGGATATTATCAATTTCTGGAGGATGTCAGCCGCAGGTTCGCGGAGGATGTCTCCTACAGAGGGCAATTGATTGCCAGGCTTAAGGATGTGTGCTCCCGCCTGTTCACGTCGGATAACCTGCTGGTGGCATATACGGCCGACGCAGAAGGCTACAGCCGGCTGCCCGCGGAGCTTAAGATCTTCCGGTCAGTGCTGGGACAGGGAGACGGAAAAACCTATGAATTTGAGTTCAGTCCGGATAACCGGGGTGAGGGCTTTAAGACAGCGTCCCAGGTAAATTATGTGGCCAGATGCGGCAGCTTTGCGGGAAAGGAAGCCGGAGGAAGAAAACTGGAATACACAGGGGCGCTGAGAGTCTTAAAGGTTATCATGAACTATGAATATCTGTGGATGAACCTGCGTGTAAAGGGCGGGGCTTACGGCTGCATGAGCAGCTTCAGCCGCACCGGCGACGGATGCCTGGTATCTTACAGGGATCCCAACCTGGAGGCAACCAACCAGGTGTATGAAGGAATTCCGGATTATCTGAGGAATTTCTCCATTGACGAGAGGGACATGACAAAGTATGTTATCGGCACCATGAGCGATGTGGATGCGCCTCTTACGCCTTCCCTGAAGGGTTCCAGGAATTTGTCGGCCTATCTTTCCTGCGTGACGGACGAGATGGTGCAGAAGGAACGGGAGCAGATTCTGGATGTGACCCAGGAGGATATAAAGGCGCTGGCTGACATTGTGCAGGCTGTGCTGGACACCAAAGCGCTGTGCGTGATTGGCAATGACGAGCAGATTCGTGTCCAGAAGGGCATGTTCGGTGAGGTGAAGAACCTTTACCACTAATTTTAAGGAAGAGAGAGTTAAATGGAAGAGAATATACAGAAGAAATCGGGCTTTGTCACGCTGATTGGACGTCCCAATGTGGGAAAGTCCACTCTGATGAACCACTTAATTGGACAGAAAATTGCAATCACCTCTGATAAGCCCCAGACGACCAGGAACAGGGTACAGACCGTGTACACAGATGACAGGGGACAGATTATCTTTTTAGACACACCCGGCATTCATAAGGCCAAGAATAAGCTGGGCGAATATATGGTGAATGTGGCTGAGCACACTCTGAAGGAAGTGGACGTGATACTCTGGCTGGTGGAGCCTGCCACCTTCATCGGCGCAGGCGAGCGTCATATAGCGGAGCAGCTCAAGAATGTAAAGACCCCGGTCATTCTGGTAATCAACAAGATTGATACGGTAAAGAACCAGGATGAAATTCTCACCTTTATCGCGGCCTACAAAGATGTCTGCGATTTTGCGGAAATCGTGCCTCTTTCTGCACTGAAGGACAAGAATACGGATCTGCTGACAGAGCTGATCTTTAAATACCTGCCGTACGGCCCGCAGTTCTATGATGAGGACACGGTGACGGATCAGCCCATGCGGCAGATTGCCTCTGAACTCATTCGCGAGAAGGCGCTGCGCCTTTTGGATGATGAGATTCCCCATGGCATCGCAGTGACCATTGAGAAGATGAAGGAGCGCAGGGGCGGCCTGATTGACATTGAGGCCAGCATTGTATGTGAGAGAGAATCTCACAAGGGCATCATTATTGGCAAGGGCGGCAGTATGCTGAAGCGTATCGGCATAGAGGCCAGGAAAGAGATTGAAAGCATGATGGACACGCAGGTAAACCTGCAGCTGTGGGTCAAGGTAAGAAAGGAATGGCGGGACAACGAGCTGTATCTGAAGAATTACGGCTATAATCAAAAAGAAGTATGAGAAAAAATCTCATTCATAAGTGCAGATAACTGTTGGCTTTACAACGCTGACGGTGGAAAAACCACAGGGATTTGGCAGAAGGTCGGATGGAAATGCTGAGAGGAGGGGAAAACTGGAAATGAGAGAGACAGTAACACTGACTGGTATGGTTCTCCTTTCGGCTCCCTCCGGGGATTATGACAGGCGTCTGGTGCTGCTTACAAGGGAGAGGGGAAAGATTACGGCATTCTCCCATGGCGCCAGGAAGCAGGGCAATCCTCTGATGGCGGCCAGCAGGCCTTTTTGCTTTGGAAACTTCAGCCTTTATGAGGGCAGGAATGCCTACAATCTCCAGTCAGCCCAGATTACCAATTACTTTGACGGGCTGTCCACAGACATGGAGGCAGCCTGCTACGGTTCCTATTTTCTGGAGACCGCGGCTTATTTTGCTCAGGAAAATCTGGACGGCACAGAGCTGTTAAAGCTCCTGTACCAGTCCCTCAGGGCTCTTTTGCGTCCTGCCCTACCCAACCGGCTGGTGCGCAGGATTTTCGAGCTAAAGAGCATGGTAATCAACGGGGAATACACCCAGGACCCTCCGGTTCCTGTCTCGGATTCCTGTCATTATGCCTGGGAGTATGTCATCTGCTCACCGTCCGAATCCCTTTATAAGTTTTGCCTGAAGGAAGAGGTGCTGAAGGAATTCGAGTCTGTTGTGGAAAAAAGCAGACGGTATTTTGTGCGCCATGAGTTCCGTTCTTTGGAAATTTTGGAAACCCTGACAGCATAAAATCCGTCATAAGGCTTGAAATTATGGTATTCAGAGGATATAATATGTCCATATGCCCGGTACGGCGGCAAAGAAGTATGAGGAAGGAACAGTTATGAAGAAGATTGTGAAGGGGATTCTGCTGCTGGCAGCGGCGGCTGCCATGGTTACGGGATGCTCCAGGATAGGTATGGGGGGAGATGCAGAACCTACTGAGAACAGCGTCTATGTGGCGGACGACGGCAGCGTCAGGTGGGCTTCGGTGGAGACTTACCAGCAGGGCGACTATACGGAGGATGAGCTGAAGACACGGGCCGGACAGAAAATCAGTGATTTTAACAGCGGGCTGGGAAAGGCTGCTTCCTATGAGAACTCGGAAGGCTCCGGGAAACTTCCGGTGGCCATGGTTTCAGCCAGGATTGGAAACGGAACAGCCATATTGGTTACGGAATATGACACTCCGGGCCGCCTCATTGAATTTGCTCAGGAGATTGGGGATTATAATGTGTCATTTACCCAGCTGGACACAGGCAGGGTGGCTGCTATGTCCGGTGAACTTAAGGATGCGTCCTTTAAGGATGAGAAGGGGAAGGCAGTGGACCAGGAGACAGCCCTTAAGGAAGGACAGAACCTGGTAGTCAAGGCCACAGGGCAGGGCGTCATCGTGACGGAGAAAAAAATCCAGTATGTAAGCGATGGCTGTGTCCTGAAGGATTCCAACCGGGTGCAGACGTCCGGCGAGGGAACCAGTTACATCATATTAAAGTAATTCTTATAATTTAATTTATATTAAATCTATAATTATTAAGAAGAGAGGATGCAGATATGGAAAAGACAATGGAGAAAATCGTGGCATTGGCCAAGAACAGGGGCTTTGTGTATCCAGGTTCTGAGATTTACGGCGGCCTGGCCAATACCTGGGATTACGGCAACCTGGGTGTGGAACTGAAAAATAATGTAAAGAGAGCCTGGTGGCAGAAGTTCATCATGGAGAGCCCCTACAACGTAGGCGTTGACTGTGCTATTCTGATGAATTCCCAGACATGGGTTGCCAGCGGACATCTGGGCGGATTCTCTGACCCACTGATGGACTGTAAGCAGTGTAAGGAAAGATTCCGCGCGGACAAACTGATTGAGGACTACAACGATGCCCATGGAATCCAGATGGAAGGCTCTGTTGACGGCTGGTCACAGGAACAGATGAAACAGTACATTGATGACAACAACATCTGCTGTCCAAGCTGCGGCGCCCATGACTTTACGGATATCCGTCAGTTTAACCTGATGTTCAAGACATTCCAGGGTGTAACAGAGGATGCCAAGAGCACGGTTTATCTGCGTCCCGAGACTGCCCAGGGTATTTTCGTAAACTTTAAGAACGTCCAGAGAACTTCCAGAAAGAAAGTGCCCTTCGGTATCGGACAGATCGGCAAGTCCTTCCGCAACGAGATTACGCCCGGCAACTTTACATTCCGTACCAGGGAGTTTGAGCAGATGGAGCTGGAGTTCTTCTGCAAGCCTGACACAGACCTGGAGTGGTTTGCTTACTGGAAGGAATTCTGCATTAACTGGTTAAGGTCATTAGGCATCAAGGATGATGAGCTGAGGGCCAGGGATCACTCTCCTGAGGAGCTGAGCTTCTACAGCAAGGCAACCACGGACCTGGAGTACCTGTTCCCCTTTGGCTGGGGCGAGCTTTGGGGCATTGCCGACAGGACTGATTATGACTTGA is a window of Enterocloster clostridioformis DNA encoding:
- a CDS encoding glycine--tRNA ligase; the encoded protein is MEKTMEKIVALAKNRGFVYPGSEIYGGLANTWDYGNLGVELKNNVKRAWWQKFIMESPYNVGVDCAILMNSQTWVASGHLGGFSDPLMDCKQCKERFRADKLIEDYNDAHGIQMEGSVDGWSQEQMKQYIDDNNICCPSCGAHDFTDIRQFNLMFKTFQGVTEDAKSTVYLRPETAQGIFVNFKNVQRTSRKKVPFGIGQIGKSFRNEITPGNFTFRTREFEQMELEFFCKPDTDLEWFAYWKEFCINWLRSLGIKDDELRARDHSPEELSFYSKATTDLEYLFPFGWGELWGIADRTDYDLSQHQKVSGQDMSYFDDETKERYIPYVIEPSLGADRVTLAFLCAAYDEEEIGEGDVRTVLHFHPAIAPVKVGVLPLSKKLNEGAEKIYTELSKYFNCEFDDRGNIGKRYRRQDEIGTPFCITYDFDSEEDHAVTVRDRDTMEQVRVPIAELKDYFAEKFMF
- the era gene encoding GTPase Era, with translation MEENIQKKSGFVTLIGRPNVGKSTLMNHLIGQKIAITSDKPQTTRNRVQTVYTDDRGQIIFLDTPGIHKAKNKLGEYMVNVAEHTLKEVDVILWLVEPATFIGAGERHIAEQLKNVKTPVILVINKIDTVKNQDEILTFIAAYKDVCDFAEIVPLSALKDKNTDLLTELIFKYLPYGPQFYDEDTVTDQPMRQIASELIREKALRLLDDEIPHGIAVTIEKMKERRGGLIDIEASIVCERESHKGIIIGKGGSMLKRIGIEARKEIESMMDTQVNLQLWVKVRKEWRDNELYLKNYGYNQKEV
- the recO gene encoding DNA repair protein RecO: MRETVTLTGMVLLSAPSGDYDRRLVLLTRERGKITAFSHGARKQGNPLMAASRPFCFGNFSLYEGRNAYNLQSAQITNYFDGLSTDMEAACYGSYFLETAAYFAQENLDGTELLKLLYQSLRALLRPALPNRLVRRIFELKSMVINGEYTQDPPVPVSDSCHYAWEYVICSPSESLYKFCLKEEVLKEFESVVEKSRRYFVRHEFRSLEILETLTA
- a CDS encoding YdcF family protein, which encodes MLDGVLIGLAVLCVVYFIIIVVYAGISTSFAFIWLFFAALLVFLVYGRWYYARNMERIPRWVPVSVVTTCIAGVAVLGILCVLVFLGAATPGKANLDYVIVLGARVKEHTVSNSLKKRLDRAIVYAEENPYTILVLSGGKGPGETDSEAQVMYDYLVYNGVSPRQLLMESYSTSTVENIAYSKIVIEQDRLKDKKEIVPMPGKAGSVPYAIAPDKPLEIGVLTSNFHIYRARLTAEKWGFDNVYGISADSDPVLFIHLCVRECASIVKDRLMGNM
- a CDS encoding insulinase family protein, with the protein product MADGRNLEKVKELAAYRVSEEMYVEEMDSRAMVLEHIKSGARIFLMSNEDENKVFYIGFRTPPDDSTGLPHILEHSVLEGSDKFPVKDPFVELVKGSLNTFLNAMTYPDKTVYPVASCNDKDFQNLMDVYLDGVLHPAIYREPKIFLQEGWHYELESPEDELTINGVVYNEMKGAFSSPESVLDRFTRNVLFPDTTYSNESGGDPAVIPQLTYEKFIAFHRNYYHPANSYIYLYGDMDMAQKLTWLDQEYLGHYDRKDCHADSAIAMQQPFEQPVQREITYSVTEEEGTKDRTYLSISTVVGTDLEPVLYVAFQILEYTLINAPGATLKQALIDAGIGQDILGGYDCGILQPYFSIIAKNANPEQKGEFLAVVKGTLRRLADQGIDRKSLLAGLNLYEFRYREADYGSAPKGLMYGLWSLDSWLYGGKPTLHLEYQKTFDYLKKAVEEGYFEQLIHRYLLDNPHEAVITVRPRVNQTAEEDRNLAEKLKAYKESLGREELETLAARTRQLKEYQEEPSRQEDLEKIPMLQREDIEREGGRFSYEIKAEDGATVIHSNLFTSGIGYLKVLFDTSRVPAEDLPYVGLLKAVLGYVDTEHYSYGDLTSEIYLNSGGVSFAVSSYPDTAHPGQFTGAFVASAKVLYHKLDFAFSILSEILTRSKLDDEKRLGEILDETRSRARMKMEDAFHGAAVGRASSYFSASAAFNDITGGIGYYQFLEDVSRRFAEDVSYRGQLIARLKDVCSRLFTSDNLLVAYTADAEGYSRLPAELKIFRSVLGQGDGKTYEFEFSPDNRGEGFKTASQVNYVARCGSFAGKEAGGRKLEYTGALRVLKVIMNYEYLWMNLRVKGGAYGCMSSFSRTGDGCLVSYRDPNLEATNQVYEGIPDYLRNFSIDERDMTKYVIGTMSDVDAPLTPSLKGSRNLSAYLSCVTDEMVQKEREQILDVTQEDIKALADIVQAVLDTKALCVIGNDEQIRVQKGMFGEVKNLYH